From the Ruminiclostridium josui JCM 17888 genome, one window contains:
- a CDS encoding methyl-accepting chemotaxis protein, translating to MQIKSIKIKLSIIFGVLILFICSVLGSISSLLAENAMTDNINELLPDLAEQASKVVQERIDSQLNALEVLAESDIIKSNKLSTNEKLEILKVETQRANHLWMLLVDEYGNATTTDSRVTNVSDLDYYKTAKSGKNAVSDPYKSVITNDLIIAYAVPIKDGDKIKGVLISARDGNEFSQLISDIKFGKSGEANMTNKSGTLVAHKDKSLVVNGYNVFEEVKKDSRLTSLAELQKQMIEGKTGVGEYTFNGATKYMAFTPIKGTDWALSVTAPKSEVMEKVVTLSKALIILAAIILLASLAITYVIALNISRPIKTASEYLEVVATGDFTKEVPAKLLKAKDETGALANAINTMQTSIKDIIEEVVNESSAVSSMLNNVNSNMEQLNKGIEDISSITEELSAGAEEIASSTEEMSATSEEVERAVESIASKAQEGAEVVNKVSNMAEEMKKNAITSKESAIEIYETTKDSVKKAIEQSKKVNQINELAEGILAITSQTNLLALNAAIESARAGEAGKGFAVVADEIKKLADDSKNMATKIQESTTVILEAVNNLSLSSGEILEFIDKKVLSDYNTLVESSEKYSESSFEIDSMVTDFSATSEELLASIHNMVKATEEIATSANEEAQGTSSIAQESEKIMNKSNETINISKSAKEKSNALIQAVSKFKI from the coding sequence ATGCAAATAAAAAGTATTAAAATCAAATTATCAATTATTTTTGGAGTTTTGATATTGTTTATCTGTTCTGTACTTGGAAGTATAAGTAGTTTACTTGCTGAAAATGCCATGACGGACAATATAAATGAATTACTTCCTGATTTGGCTGAACAAGCTTCAAAGGTTGTACAGGAAAGAATCGACAGCCAGCTCAATGCGCTGGAAGTATTAGCTGAAAGTGACATTATTAAAAGTAATAAACTAAGCACAAATGAAAAGCTGGAAATATTAAAAGTTGAGACCCAAAGAGCTAATCATCTATGGATGCTTCTTGTTGATGAATACGGAAATGCAACTACAACAGATAGCAGAGTCACAAATGTTTCAGATTTAGACTATTACAAAACAGCAAAATCCGGGAAAAATGCAGTCTCAGATCCATATAAAAGTGTAATAACTAATGATTTGATAATTGCTTATGCGGTTCCAATTAAAGATGGGGATAAGATAAAGGGTGTACTTATCTCAGCACGTGATGGAAATGAATTTAGTCAGCTAATAAGTGACATTAAATTTGGTAAAAGCGGAGAAGCCAATATGACTAACAAAAGCGGAACTCTTGTTGCCCACAAAGACAAAAGCCTTGTTGTAAATGGCTACAATGTTTTTGAGGAAGTCAAAAAAGATTCTAGACTTACTTCTCTAGCTGAATTGCAAAAGCAAATGATAGAAGGAAAAACAGGAGTGGGTGAATATACTTTTAACGGTGCAACTAAATATATGGCATTTACTCCAATAAAAGGGACTGACTGGGCATTGAGTGTAACTGCGCCAAAGTCAGAAGTAATGGAAAAAGTAGTTACTCTTTCAAAAGCACTTATAATTCTAGCCGCAATTATTTTACTAGCTAGTTTGGCAATAACCTACGTTATAGCATTAAATATATCTAGACCAATAAAAACAGCTTCAGAATATCTTGAAGTTGTAGCCACAGGAGATTTTACAAAGGAAGTACCCGCAAAACTTCTAAAAGCAAAGGATGAAACAGGTGCACTAGCAAATGCCATTAATACTATGCAGACATCAATAAAAGATATTATAGAGGAAGTTGTTAATGAGTCATCAGCTGTAAGCAGTATGCTTAATAATGTCAATAGTAATATGGAACAGCTTAACAAAGGGATAGAGGACATTTCATCTATAACAGAAGAATTATCGGCAGGGGCAGAGGAGATAGCATCTTCTACTGAAGAAATGAGTGCCACTTCTGAAGAGGTTGAAAGAGCGGTAGAATCTATTGCTTCAAAAGCACAGGAAGGTGCTGAAGTTGTAAATAAAGTAAGTAATATGGCCGAAGAAATGAAGAAAAACGCAATTACATCAAAAGAAAGTGCTATTGAGATTTATGAGACTACAAAAGACAGTGTGAAAAAAGCCATTGAGCAATCGAAAAAAGTAAATCAAATCAATGAATTAGCGGAAGGAATACTTGCAATAACTTCTCAAACTAATTTGCTTGCTTTAAATGCAGCCATTGAGTCTGCTAGAGCAGGAGAAGCAGGGAAGGGATTTGCAGTTGTAGCCGATGAAATCAAAAAGCTAGCAGACGATTCTAAAAATATGGCAACCAAAATACAGGAGAGCACTACTGTAATATTGGAAGCTGTGAATAATCTTTCACTTAGTTCAGGTGAGATATTAGAGTTCATTGATAAAAAAGTATTGAGTGATTATAATACTCTTGTGGAATCCAGTGAGAAATATAGTGAAAGCTCATTCGAAATAGATAGCATGGTTACGGATTTTAGTGCAACTTCAGAGGAGCTCTTGGCTTCAATTCATAATATGGTTAAAGCTACAGAAGAGATAGCAACTTCTGCTAACGAAGAAGCTCAAGGAACTTCTAGCATAGCGCAGGAATCTGAAAAAATAATGAATAAGTCAAATGAGACTATCAATATATCTAAATCAGCAAAAGAAAAATCCAACGCCCTTATACAAGCAGTTTCAAAGTTCAAAATTTAA
- a CDS encoding response regulator transcription factor: MYKILIVDDEAGIRAIIKKYAVFEGHEVVEAADGMEAIQVCREMEFDIIVMDIMMPELDGFSACKEIRKFSMTPILMLSARGEEYDKIHGFELGIDDYVVKPFSPKELMMRINAIVKRSKGTSEAENKKDIFTFEGLTVDFTGRLVYIDNEKIDMSPKEYDLFFYMVKNRGIALTRERLITDVWGYDFFGDDRTLDTHIKLLRKSLGCYSKNIVTLRGVGYRFET, translated from the coding sequence ATGTATAAAATTCTGATTGTTGATGACGAAGCCGGAATACGGGCTATTATTAAAAAATATGCGGTTTTCGAAGGACATGAGGTTGTAGAAGCGGCGGACGGAATGGAAGCAATACAAGTATGTAGGGAAATGGAGTTTGATATTATTGTAATGGACATAATGATGCCTGAACTTGATGGATTTTCCGCTTGTAAGGAAATCAGAAAGTTTAGTATGACCCCGATACTTATGCTTTCTGCCCGTGGAGAAGAGTATGACAAAATTCATGGATTTGAACTAGGTATAGACGATTATGTAGTTAAGCCTTTTTCTCCAAAAGAGCTTATGATGAGAATAAATGCCATTGTAAAAAGAAGCAAGGGTACATCTGAAGCAGAAAATAAAAAAGATATTTTTACTTTTGAAGGTTTGACCGTGGATTTTACGGGAAGGCTTGTATATATTGATAATGAAAAAATTGATATGTCACCAAAAGAATACGATTTATTTTTCTATATGGTTAAAAACAGGGGAATTGCACTTACTAGAGAGAGACTTATAACAGATGTCTGGGGATATGATTTTTTTGGGGATGACCGAACGCTGGATACTCACATAAAACTGCTAAGAAAAAGCCTAGGTTGTTACAGTAAAAATATAGTTACCCTTAGAGGGGTGGGGTATAGATTTGAAACATGA